TAAATTTGGCTTAAAAAAACCACTCCGTCCTACAGAAAAATTAGTTATTGGTAATAATATTGTTTCCTTAAGATTTTCTCCTACTTCTACTACCCTTCCTTGGAGTGATACTAGTAATGGTTTAATTGGCAATACGCTTAAAAATGCTACTCAAACAATCGAATTAGCCCTATATGTCTTTTCCGAACAAAACCTAGCCGATCTTCTCGAAACTCGTCACCAAAAAAATGTAGCAATTGAGGCTTTAATTGACTCTAGTTTCGCCTTCCGTAACTACAGTGAAGGACTAGATATGTTAGGAGTTGCCCTCAGTAATAAATGTCAGTATGAAGCAAATAATCGTCCTTGGCAAATACCTCTTGCTACTGTAGGCGTGCCTGAATTACCAGAAGGTGACTTACTGCATCACAAATTTGCTGTTGTCGATGGTAAAACTGTAATTACAGGTTCTCAAAATTGGTCAGCCGCCGCAAATTATACCAACGATGAGACTGTTTTAGTAATTGAAAATCCTACCGTTGCCGCTCATTTTCAACGTGAATTTGCCAGGTTGTATGCAAAATCTGTTTTAGGTGTACCAATAGCCATTCAGGAGAAAATTACCGCAGAAGAGCAAGAATGTCCTGAAATTACCACAGCTTCTGAGAAAAATATACCACAAGGATTAATTAATATCAATACTGCCACAAAAAAAGAGTTAGAAACTTTACCTGGAATCGGACCAAAATTAGCACAAAAAGTCATTGAAACTCGTCAAGAACGACCTTTCACATCTTTAGAAGATTTACAGCGAGTTTCGGGTATTGGTGCTAGTTTAGTAAATAAGTTAGAAGGGCGGGTTACTTGGTGATAGGTTGACGTACTCCTCCTACTAAAGGCGCTATATTTCTCTAATTTCTCTGGCTTTCGTGATTAAAATCACTAGCATTTTCAGCTTCTAATCACGTTGAGACAAGATCCGCGATCGCCGTAAGAGTTGATGACCTTCACAAAGCACAAATGGGTAAAATCACGGTATTAGTAAGGAATCAATGGGATTATAAAGTTGTAGAGCTGATGAGTTCCGCCATGTTTCCTCAACTCGTTCTTCTTCCCGGTGCAATTTCTGAAATCCTTGTTTCCGTTAGCGATACTGGCATTTTAACTCAAGCAGATCGCTATGGACTTATGGCAGCCACTTTAGATGAGTCTCTCGATGAAGAAGAAAGAAGATGCGTTAACCGACTGCTACGATCTGTTCTCAAGGGACGGGTGAAAGTAGCGGAGCAAATTTCAGCTCTTGCTTAAGTAATTTATTATTTCTAACTAAGAGCAAGACAATGATTTCTATTCGCGATTTAGCTAACCAAGCAATAACCAGTGGCTATCTGAGTTTAAGCGCAGAGGAAAAACTACGCAATCTACTTTGTCAACATTACGACCTTGAAGATTTAGACGCTTTCATGAAACTACAAGTGGAAGCGATGGAAGGTAGGGTTCGCCAGGAATCGAGGGAAAAAGGAAAATTTGCCCACTCATCATGTAGTTAATTGGAGACAAGAGCGATCGCGGCTCATCCAGAATCATTTCCACTCGATCGCCGTTTTAAATCTTAAGTAAAGGGTGCGCTCTTGACGCACCCAAAAAAAGTAAGCAAATTAACTTCTTAATGTCAAGCCCTTTGGTTCAAATCACTGATGACAATATCCTCTCCCACCTCAACATCAGTTAGCATCTTTTGCCGAACAGAACTAGCTTTTTTCGCCTCTTGAGTCATCTTTTCGGCTTTTAAACGTCCTTTGGCTTTAATCCCACTTGCCATCACTTGCTCCACCTCTTGAGACAGTTGTGGTCGAATCTCTGCATCGATAACGTTCACAACTTCAGCAATTTCTGAATCTGTCTTCGCTGCTGCTTCGAGCTTTCGGGTTAGCACGTCTATACCGTACTCCTTTGGTTCTTGCTCTACAAGTTCTGGTTGATAAGTTACTCGCTCGATCGCACTAGCTGTGTCTGGGACTTTACGCCACAATAATTGTTTAAGTTTGCCCATTTGCTCTAAGACTTTATCTCCCAATTCGGGTAATTTTTCGCCCAGGTTTTCCCCAACCTTTTCCACCATCTTGGTTAGAAAAAGGGTTACAAGTGCGGTGGTAGTTAGTGTTTCCATAATTCCTCATTCAACTCAGTACCTATTTCTGTTTTACCCCTTGCACCTTACTATTTCCGGTTTTTTGAGATTAAATTTTGTCAATTAACCAGAAAATGTGCGATTTGTATTTCAATGTTTCCCTGATTTTATTAATTTTTGTAAAAAAAATAAACGATTAGCATAAAAGGCTGAATATTGGACGAATAAAAATATAGAACTGTCTATCAAGCAGACTTACAACAGTAGAACACTAAAACAAAAGGAACTGACTTTCATCAGCTAACTCAAAATCGTTCAGTCTACCAAATTCAAGTGAAAAATATGTCTTCAAATTCTCCTGAAATTTCCCAAAAAGCTGCTAAAAATCTCCAAGCTGGTCGAGATATCAAGATTGGCGATATCATCCAAACCATCAATCAGTCTAAACCAGACTTTTTTGAACCTAATCCAAAGCTATTCGAGTCTAGCGACTTTCTCAGTCCCAAACCAGATTGGGAAAATGCTCTCATGAAGATTCTTCGGACAAACCGTCTTTTAGTAATGGGAGACAGCAACGAGATCGATAAAGCAACTTTAGCTCGTTATTTGGCATGGAAATTTCAAGCAATTCTAGATGGGGGAGCTTCTTCTCATCGGGGAAATACTCAAATCAAAGAATGGAATCGTAGCTCAGATATACAGAGTCTCGATGTCGCCTTTCAGAAAGAAGAGAAAACTACAATTTTCGTTTTGACTCAAATTGCGCCAAAAGATATTGGCTATGACTTATCCCGCATTCAAAAGGCGATAACTTCTCACAATCATTATGTCGTAGTTAGCACAATTACACCTAAAGACAAATGGAAGTTACCCGAAAATGTTGAGAAATGCTGGCGAAACATAGAGGCTGAAGATATCTACGATCCAGAGGACTTAGCGAATCTTCTCAAGAGGAAATTGGAAAAGGTTAAACAGTCTTTGGCTGACGAAACTCTTCAAATTTTTGAGAGATTGAGGCTCGGAGAAATAACAGAACAATTAAAGACTCCCGATCGCATCGATCGCTTTGTAGAATTGCTCGGCGCGGAAAAACAACCTCTCCAGGAAGCAAGAGTTCAGGAGCTGATTAAAATTACAACCGATCGAGACCAAAAAGACAATATTCAATTTTGGTATTACACCCTTCTCAAACCTCGCGAACAGCTATTAGCATTAGGACTGAGCTTGTTTAGCGGTTGTTTTGACGACCAATTTTTTGCGGCTCTAGAAGAAGTTACAACACACGTTTGGCAGCGAAGAGATG
The genomic region above belongs to Oscillatoria salina IIICB1 and contains:
- a CDS encoding DUF655 domain-containing protein; translation: MVLPRLFSIFRIFLLAGFLVFPACQKEPASLTRPEPLPQDPLIKVYFNNNQTRGADYTEPYRKITRPGDDLETIIIDAINSANSTIDLAVQEFRLPKVAQALAERHQAGVPVRVILENTYNRPWSSLTDTEVSKLNLREKRRYLDAIALIDLNKDNQLSTEEINERDALIILKNAGIPILDDTADGSKGTGLMHHKFLVIDNYTVISSSANLTLSGVHGDLLTPASRGNANNLLVIKDTKLASLFAQEFNLMWGDGVGGKLDSKFGLKKPLRPTEKLVIGNNIVSLRFSPTSTTLPWSDTSNGLIGNTLKNATQTIELALYVFSEQNLADLLETRHQKNVAIEALIDSSFAFRNYSEGLDMLGVALSNKCQYEANNRPWQIPLATVGVPELPEGDLLHHKFAVVDGKTVITGSQNWSAAANYTNDETVLVIENPTVAAHFQREFARLYAKSVLGVPIAIQEKITAEEQECPEITTASEKNIPQGLININTATKKELETLPGIGPKLAQKVIETRQERPFTSLEDLQRVSGIGASLVNKLEGRVTW